From the Parus major isolate Abel chromosome 1A, Parus_major1.1, whole genome shotgun sequence genome, the window TAGTTGGTGTCAGTTTTAGGAGGCATGAATGAAGGAGTTTGCCTTTATTATGGAATGCAAGTGGTGGCATGGCTGGAATCCACAAGGCAGCAGAATTGCttttactaaaaagaaaatactccCAAGCTGCTTTAGAAGAAGCAGAACTCAAACAGGCTACCAGTAGGTCTTTGTCACCAAGTGATGGTGGTTTTCTTGGAAACCGTGAAGAGCCAGGAGTTGACTCCCTGGCTGAGCAGAGAGAGGTATTGGAGTAACCCAGGATGATCAGCATTTGGAGTCCCACAAAACGGCCTGCATAGCTTGAAGAGGGAGCAGTGCCCCCTGCCCTTGTGTGTGCAGTACTGGGTGCCTCTGAAATGCTGATCTTTCTAGCATCTTCTTTCTATTTGCAGAATATCATCAAGAAAGTGATCGGGCAAAAATTTGTGTACAAGTTTGTCTCCTTtcctgagattttaaaaatggatcCACATGCTGTGGAAATCAGCAGAGAGAGCCTTTTGCTGCAGGACAGCGACTGTAAGATGCCTTCGGAGAGCAGGGATCAGCACAAGCACAGCTTGTCAGCACTGAAAAGCACAAGCCGTAATGAGTATATCCACTCTGGCCTGTACTCCTCTTTCACTATCAACTCTCTGCAGAACCAGCCAGACCCTTACAAGacaatcaaaacagaaaaactggagAAGTCAGAAGGAAACACACCAGTTGAAGAAGTCCGGACTGTTATCAGATTTGTgacaaacaaaacagacaaacaagTTACGAGGCCCATGGTGTCGTTGCCTTCTActtctgaaacagcagctgcctctgctttccTCAACTCTTCAGTATCAGCTAAAATATCTTCCTTAATGCTACCCAACAGTGCCAGCATTTCATCTCCATCGTCATCTTCCTCCAGATCACCATCTCTGTCTCCCACCTCACCCCTCCCTACAGAACACAAGAGCTTCTTCCTTGACTCCAGTTGCCACGACTCGGATTCCCTTGAGCCTCTGAACCTCTCCTCAGGCTCCAAGGCCAAATCCCCATCTCTTCCCCCAAAGgctaaaaaacccaaaggctTGGAAATCTCTGCCCCACCTATGATTCTTTCCAGCACCGACATCGGTTCCATCGCCCTCAACAGCCCCGCGCTTCCTTCAGGATCCCTGACTCCAGCTTTCTTCACTGCACAGGTAAGACTGGCCTGTCTCCAGGCATTCCTTCCATGTGGCCAAGAGTGTTAGCTCTGTGGGTCTGTCACCAtgtgatggaaaaaaaccccaacacatgGGAAAGAGGGAAACACAGCAATGCTCTGTACAAGGGGTGGAAAGCAGGTTTCTCCTGGTGTTTGTTCATAATTGAGTGTGGGAAAAGCCATCACAGTTCACAGACTGTCTGAAAGAATAAGGAGATGAGCAGCCATTAGTGAATTGTTTATCAATTCAAACCAGCCTCCAGAtctacaaaacaaacaaaaaaagccagaaagaaaaccacagggGTTTTGTAGGTCACAACTCAAGCATGTGGGATGCTTGGTTAGGTTTCTCTGCTAGATGTTGCATCCATTCAAACAGTGTGACCTTTTTGTTAATTTGTGAGTACGGAGCAAATTAAGTGGTTTCTAAGATGGTGGTTTCTAAGCTCTGAAATCAGTTTCAATTTCTGAGGTTGTACAAATTTACAGAGCACTTGCCAGAGCTTCTCTTCAGCACAGACCTACCAGAAggttattttgttctttttaagaACATATATGTGGTAATGTCAACAGTGAGTTCTCATTTTCAAGCTAGTCTATGAGAAAAAGCCTAGGAGTTCAgtgcagaagaggaaaatcatATAGATATGACTCAGTATGTTCATTGGTGAGTTTTGTCTTCCAACACCACctcaaaaccagacaaaaaaaattccaataatAAAATTATCCCAATGTGGAACATCCCCCAAGATGCCCAGCCCTGAAGTAACAGCTGATGCAAATACTAGCATTGAATGTAGCAAACTGgacagtaaataaataaggacAATGGTGTGTTACAAGCCCTTATTTACTTCAGACTGCCTAGAAGGCACATGGTACCCAGAATCCCATCACCTCTTCCCTGTTTGAAGGTACTGGAGGTGTTTGATGCACGGCACAAAGGCCTGGCAGAAGTGAGAGTGTTGGCAGGTGCTCTCAGGCAGCACAGCACTTGCTCTCCTGAGCTTGTCAGCTGGCTTCAGAGCGAGGTTGTGCAGCTCAGGCACACCTGTAACTGAGATACAAAATTGTGTCACCAAGAAAGAGCAGTTTGTGGGCTGACACCTGTCTTTTTTGGCATCATAACGCCTTTAAGTGAAGTTATGTTTGGCAGGAAGAACAGAAGTGTGGCAAACCAAAACTGAGATGCACTGACAAACTTACAACCTCTAGCTGTGGTATaaccacagtatttttttcataggGAGCAAATCTGACAACATCAGATGCCAACCAGACACAATGACAGTGTGAGTTATTTCAAAcccatctgctgctgccccaaACCACAGGATGAACAGagatttgtttccttgttttgtaattatttctttgaatatttAACTTTCCCATGCACCTATAAACTGGTGTACTTGCTGCCCTGAAAGATGTAGAAGGGAATTACGCTGTGGATTGTGGCACTGCTTTAGCAGGAGGCATAGCTAAGGCTGTGATGAGTGTTACCCAACTTAAAGCCATCACAAATCTTTTCCACAGGTTGTCCTATCACAGAAGAGGCATATGGCATCTGTGTAGGGTTGTTCCTGGGtctatttatttaaacttttggCTTTTTAGCTTTTATCCTCtccttttgccttctttttaCAGAAGTTTTACAAAGTGTGGATAAGAAGCACCTGCATCCTAAATACTTGTCCTAGtgaatataaaatgaaaattatgtagCAGCTGCATTCAGATTACTGTAATATCACAACGCAATACAACTAAAGCCATAATTTAGAGTGGAAATCTGCTGTTCATCACATTATCCAAGGAAGAACATGCATCATAGCTCAAATGTTCTCTGATTTATCAGATCTCAGTGTAAAACACCTGCTGCCAAGGGCAGGTGCAGAACAGGATGTCTGCTCTAGGAGTTGATGTATATTCTGAGAAGGTACTGCTGCCTGAGAGGATATTTCAAATGGCTTTCCACTGTACCTACTGGCCATGAGGAATACTCTCAGGTGGAATGCTGTGAAAGGGCACATGTTACTCACAATCAATTCTAGAACAGAAATGTATGTGACAGCACTTGCCTGCTTTCTAACAGCTAGAAATGACAAGATTGTACTTACATACATTGCCACACAAGTCAGGGGCCATGAGCATCATTGCTTAACATAATTCTGTCTGTGCAAtgaattatttctatttaaattgcTCCTGTGCTTAGATTACAATGAAGTTTTTAAAGCAGGAACTTCCCAATGGAACTTCCACATCTAATATGAGATGTATGGCTGCATGTGGGCACAAAATGAAGTGACACATCGATTTCCACATGTAATTTAGGGATTGCCTGTCCAAACTGTGGTGTTGTTTACACTTAGGTTTCCTCTGGTGGTTTTGATGCTTGGCTGATGGCAATACTGAGAACAAGCCTGTGAGGTCCTGTGCTctttttgcattaaatattaaacagatTTGGAGGCTTGCTTTGGCTGGCTCTTGGTTCTGGAAGAACTTGCAGACATTAGTGCTCTGCTCATTGAAGGATATGAGCTTTGCCTTAGCACTGTTTTAGGCATGTTAGCGTGCTTCCAGAGATGAATGGAGGGCAACTCAGttttccaggtctctctgcagacTGGCTTTGGCTACATGTAGGTAGGAATAAACACCTCAAAGTTTTcctcattattttcaaaagaccCCCTCAAGAACTGCACTTTGAGTTCTAGATATCTGCAGATTAgaatagataaaataaatagatatctctattctttattttttctcttcttagagaaaaaataaagaatagaGGCAGCTCACTGGAGTTCTTGGTAAAGGTGACACAGTACTGTGTCCTTAGTTGAATGTTGTTGGGTCTAGCTACTTGCATCTTTGGTTTTAAGGCTAGTAGGCTCTTCTGTAAGTAGATCTGAGTATTTATCCTGACCTAATTCAGTGTGTTGTCTGTCTCATAAATCTCCACTGGTAGCTGCCTGGCAATAGAGCATCAGCTTGAAACGTGGCACAGGAAAGGGGCTCTTGCTTGGTGCTGCTGATTTCCTTCCCCATGAAAGCATCATGGTCCTGGGAAGAGTGTTTGTAAAGAACTCTTGACAAGTGCCTGCTTGTCAagtgtttttttgggttttttttggcaagAGCTGTCACTTGATGAAATGAAGACTGAGGTCTTCTCCTTGCCAGGCTTGCACCCACTCTTTGCCCATTTTGTTGGCTTGCAGATATATTCCAACCCTGACTGGTACTCCTGTGACCTGCTGATTTACTGCAACAACACCTTTTGCTTTCCCAGGAACACCACAGGTTTATTGCTCCTTGGGACAAACATGGTTTCTTCCATGGGGTTTGGTGTTTCTGATCCACCTTTAGCACAAGGAAGGTGGCAATGTCCTTTCCCTACACATTTCTCCACGAACCCCACTTCATCTGAGATTTGTTAGCAAAACCATTCAAGCCAAGGTCTTTGTATTAAACAGCCTTTCAGAATCACCAAGATAACTTTATTGTTTGCTTCTCCTTGTCTTTCCCATCTCTTCTGCTGGTGCCAAACTATCTGTTTGACCCTGCTGTGAACTGCAGTGCAAGCACGTCACAGCAGGTCTGTGTTCCCGTGCGCCTGCACAGAGCCCCAGACACGGCAGCCGATGCCTCGGGCGCTGCTTGGCAGATCAGTCTGTGGTACTCGAAATGTACCGGAGCCATGGCAGTGCCTGTGTGAGCCTGCTCTCTGCAGGGTCTGGCAGGGGCAGGTGTGATGGGCCCTGGCATCAGCAGCTGCTAAGGGAGacccctggctgcagctgccctgtgtGGGAGTTTGTATTTCTGCCCTGGTGGGGAGCACCAGAATACATGACCTGCTGGTTACTACAGGGAGGTGCAGGCACTCTCTatcttctgtcttctcttcaCGTATTTGAAACTCTGGACAAAAGGATGCTCCAGTTCAGAAGAGCACTGAGGCAGTTGTTTGACACAGCACATACTTACTTGCTAAGTGAGTACTCAAATTCCATTAAGTGCTTTGCTAAAGAGGACTGATTTTGTTAATTGGCATCAAGATTACTGGTGATATTAACTCATTTTGCCAAATACTTTTTTCAGAAGTGCCACATGTTCTTTTTTGGCATGATGAAAGTTATTCTGGATACAGAATACACATAATCCTCCATTTGAATGAAGATTTTCATGTGCTCTAACTCTACCTTTCCTCCAGCTGCACTTTAAGAATGCAGAGGGCAATCCCAGCAATTCTTCTGCATCGTGGCACTGGAAGGAGGCACCTCTGAGTTGGGAAAAGTCTGGGATTCTAAGTTCTTGccattttgattattttcaaacaatagctgttctctctgctctccccctGAGCACCCAGCCATACACCTGTCTCTCCCTGCTCAACCCATGCATTGCCAGCTTTTTGAAGCCCCTTCCATTACAAAGAGGCGCCATCAGGGGAGTAAATGTGGAAGTCCAGCAGTGACTCTCAGCTCTAGGCACAATTGCAGTAATGCTTCAAAAGCTGGAGTCAGGTCAAGGAATTGCTGCCCTTCAAAAGGCAAAAACTGATTCTGAAGGACACTAGGTGGTGTTGGCAGGCACTGGGGCACACATGGTAT encodes:
- the ELK3 gene encoding ETS domain-containing protein Elk-3; its protein translation is MESAITLWQFLLQLLLDQKHEHLICWTSNDGEFKLLKAEEVAKLWGLRKNKTNMNYDKLSRALRYYYDKNIIKKVIGQKFVYKFVSFPEILKMDPHAVEISRESLLLQDSDCKMPSESRDQHKHSLSALKSTSRNEYIHSGLYSSFTINSLQNQPDPYKTIKTEKLEKSEGNTPVEEVRTVIRFVTNKTDKQVTRPMVSLPSTSETAAASAFLNSSVSAKISSLMLPNSASISSPSSSSSRSPSLSPTSPLPTEHKSFFLDSSCHDSDSLEPLNLSSGSKAKSPSLPPKAKKPKGLEISAPPMILSSTDIGSIALNSPALPSGSLTPAFFTAQTPNGLLLTPSPLLSSIHFWSSLSPVAPLSPARLQGPNTLFQFPTLLNGHIPVPLPSLDRASSPVLLSPNAQKS